Genomic segment of Synchiropus splendidus isolate RoL2022-P1 chromosome 4, RoL_Sspl_1.0, whole genome shotgun sequence:
AGCATTTATATATTGACTGCAACAGTAAAGTGGATACAGTTTGAGTGATGCTCAGGTATTGTTTTAGTCACCTCATGAAGTACACACCAATGAATTCATCATCACAGCCAAGTGCGAGAGGGATTCCCAAGCTTGACATTCCTGATCACATCTCCAGGCACATCCTCCTCAGCCGCTTCCGTCTCCGATGCCATCACCATTGCTGTCTATGTCCAGTCAAGATCAACACTCCGCTGATGACCTTTGTGTAGCTCTGAATAGCAGGTGCCAGTCATGCTGACTGACGGTCCGCCTCGGGACTAAAACaaagaactttttatttgttcatgtatCATTGCCAGGGCTGCAATCCTTGACCAAGTTGTCATCTGGTTGAAAACAAGATGACATGAAATGGTTCATAAAAACGGTCTCATTTCAGACATTTTTCTTGTCAAATGACATTCTTTATTATATgtagattatttatattatgctGTGTAGATAAAGcaggcattttttttaagtgatgagTCTTCATTATTGTGAACTCGGATATTGCAGTGTGTGAGAGCACAAGTCAGCACCATCACCAGATCAGGTGCCCTCAAAGGCCAATATAGACTTTGCTATAGCACTATTTCCCAACTTTAACCTGTTTATTGTGGTGTCTATTCCGTTGTGCACCCAATACAGGAAGTGGGTGTGAAAAAACTAACACGTGATGGTTGAGCTGTTAAAAATGGGCATCAAGTTTTACGGGAAATAACATGCACAACGGTCGATTTTCAGTCCAACCACTCTtgtagtcatgtgaccacattcTTTTGTGCCCTTGTGTAGGTCCTCCTGAGTCCGGCTCGCGTAGCTGTCCTGGAAGCAGTCTGTGTTTCCAGCTGGACATCTAGGTCGGTATCAGGTCCAGAACAGTGATGGGTCCGGTGACGATAGAGTGCAGCCACACCGTGACTGTGCTGTTGCCTTTCTTTGCGACGTTGGTTTCCACAGTGGCACCCAGTGCACCTGGTGCAGGTGAGTCAGTGGcattgcgtgtgtgtgtgtacttgtagtCATCAAGACATAGACGTCATGTAACAACACCAAAGCTTTTTtatgatctatctatctgtctatctatctatctatctatctatctatctatttacctatctatctatctatctatctatctatctatctatttacctatctatctatctatctatctatctatctatctatctcaatGAGTGGGGACTGGAGGGCGTCGTCCCCTGAATACCAATGACTCGCCTCCGTTCAGCACGTGACGCTGCCGCAAAGCACGGCCgtggtctccatggcaacacagcCGGCACAAAATGAAAGCGCCTCAGTCAAGGCTGTGTGTGCTTTTTGTGTATGTGACCGTGTTTCTATGATGGAAGCTTAATGAGAATAGAGTTGTGTGATGTGATGACTTGGTTCTGCAATGGTGGTGTAATGACTGCCGCTTCGGTCGGACCTTGCTTGTTCTGAGGATCAGTGTGTCGACTACAGTCGAGAAGTTCTGCGATTACAGTTCTTCATGTGACGCGGCTGAGTGTCCTTCAGCATCTTGAAGTGATGGTTGATCCCAGCCCACGTCACTAGGTATGAGATTATATTCTCATTTATAGTGGCCTCAGCGTCCAGTCTAGGAAGCAATGATCAGAGCAGCTATTGTGGTTCTAGACAGAATGCAATTCTGCTGCGTAGCTCCTCCCACTAGGAGAGGAGGCTGTCTTGGCTTGGTGTGTGTGAAAGCAACACAAGGAAATCAGCAGTGACTAAATGTTGGCATGTGCGATTCCTTTCAGGTGTGCAAGACTTGAACAGAACAAGGACTCCAGCGAATCCGTCAGCACTGGTCTCACTATCGGACCCCCCTGTCAGATCCCCCAGCCCAGCTGTAgactctgctgcagcagagaaccCAGACTCTGGTGCACAGGGCATCCACCTCTTGTTGAGACCCCCAGATCTCCTGTCCCCCAGTCTTCCACCGCCTCTACCACCTCTCAGCCTGCCCACCCTGACTCCCCATCCCTCCTGGGATCAGGGCCCGTCTCTGGATGAGGCTTGGGGCTCTGGAGATTACCTGGAGACTTTGTCTTTCATGGTCCCAGACGTTGATGACCTTACTCTGTCCACTCCTCTGCCCAGCCATCCCTACGATGATGGTGACGACTGGGCTTCCTACGACAGTTCCTTTCCAGGACGTCCCACCCTCCCACTCTCGTCGCGGCTCCTTCTGTCGCCCACCCCAAGCATCCCTCTACACACACGGCCATCCCAACCAGACGTCTTCCCCACCTGGGATGAAGACTACGACCTTGAAGACATGCTGCCCCTTGAGCCAACAGAGGTGTTGTTGCCAGACATGAACAGTCTGGAGTACTACACCAACCTGCTGGCCCGGGAGCGGGAGAAGGGACATGACCACATCAACTGGACCGGCTTCAAACCCTCCATCTCACCTACAATAACCCAAAACCGCACCACTACAAGTTCAGGACCTGCAAGAGGTCTTGAGCCACAACAGGAGGACACCACTTCCCCTTTCACCTTTCCACCGTCACCTCCTCCAGTTTCCACACCAGCCCAGCCAACCTTCAAAGATCCATCAACCCTTCCTCCAGTGATGAAACCCAAAGATCGGACCGTAGTCCCAGATTTATATCCCCCTTCCAACACCACCAGCACAgtccctcctccaccaccacttGCACCACCCACCCGCCCTGACAGACCGGAGAAACCGGTGGTAGTCACGGCGAAGCCAGCGAGGACCACACCAAAGACTACCACCACCACGACTCGTAGAACTATCACCACCACTCGCTTCACAGCCATCAGCCTGACCAGAGCCCCACCAGTCACCACAACCAGGGTGGTCCAGACCCCACCGACCCGGCAGTACCTGTGCAACATCACTAAGCCTGATTCGTACCTGGTCAGAGTTGGTGAGTCCCCGAGAATCTCTTACACATAGTGTCAGTGCTAACTCGTCCGTCCCACTTTAGGAGGTTCCAGAACGTCATCGGCAGGTTTCAGTCAAGTCAGAGATCTGCTGAGGAGAGAGTTCAACCGCTCAGTGGAGCTCCAGGTATCCTCTCCCTATTTCCTTTCTAAGGAATGTGCATCTCTACTGGGCTGTCAGAGTGGCACAGCCAACGCTCCtgcaaattatttaaaaaagtatttaagTCAGGAGAACCAATATATTGTTTTAtgacagtttgtttttatttagcttTTGAGTACATTATTCTTCAATTGTGCTTGCACATGAAATGTTATTGTGCCTTAATAGTTTGATTTGCTGTTCTACAGTTTTATCATAATTCACTGTTAtgtatttataataaataatttattacaTTTAGCCGCAACTTGCTTATATTGGTTTGCTATTTTATACTGcgtttaatgtatttttatatttgctaATGTCGTAATTATTAGAATTTTTTGTTACCCCACCAATCACAGAGTGTTTGGGGTGACAGTGGCACAGACAACAGTATTTATTGTTGACCGAATAACTTCATAGGTACTCAGCAATAACACTAGAGTATAAACATCaaattgaagaaaaatgaaaatttcttgtttctGTCAGCATTGTCCGAAACATATTCATATTAGCATTGATCATATTTTTTACCATTTTTATTGCTGCTATTTTTCTTAattaataaatgtgttgatcaTTACGATTttttaacaatatattttaactgtatttaaataaaaaaaaaatatttttttacaaatatttagaTTCCCATACTTTCCTGTGCATGGATTAATGCAATCATTTTTCAGTCTTGCTTagaaatgaataatatatatgTTGAATTTCTTCATCCATACAtcatatattattaataatttgtatattttcatttcatcacatcTTTGCTTTCAGTCATGTACTGTGGTGCAATGTTCTTTCCTTTCCAACGAAATACAGTATGTCATATGAGCCTCTGGATTGGGCTGCTATTCACTTCCTTTCACACTAGATGGTAACCAAGAGACACAAGTGGTAGAACTTCAGTTTCAGTAAGGAGTCGGTAAGATTCCTCTAGTATTTAGGAAGCGTATTACAGCTGAGTGAAAGGGCTGGTTAGGTTGAAGACAAAACTGTGACTCTGTCTCTCAGCCAAAAAGAATATTCCAACCCACTTCTGTTCTGAGTATCCGTCTGCTTGTCCACAGTTCCTCAGAACACCATACAGCTTTGACTTTCGAGTGGTGTCGGGTCCACTGATCTACACCACCATATCGGTCCTCAATGCCCTCCGTCGACTTCCTCGAATCCCCGGCCCCATATCCTCCTTGTCCCCGCTCTACACTGTGCCCGACCTGCGCTATCAGATCCACTCCGTCGTGCAGTTTGTACCAGCATATGTGGACATCAGGGTCTGTAACTTCAGCGAGCAGGTGGAAAGAGGGCTGATGATGGCGTACATGGAAAGTCGGCGGCGGTCACACGAGGTCGGCAATGTCACAGTGCAGGTAAGACATGAGCAATGCAGTGTCACTCCAGGAGATGATTGAAactgtctttttgttttacagctGTTGAACATCACGTTTGCTGTTTCCACACCGGCACCAGGACAAAAGGTTCCTGTCGACATTACGTTTGCTGTTCGTGATGGACGGGGCTACCtcctggggtcagaggtcagccagCACTTGAGAATGCTCAGCATCGTCGAGTTCAGCTTCTATATTGGGTTTCCAGTGCAGCAGATCGCAGAACGTAAGGCACACACGTAGGTCTTTTGCAATGAAAACATGCTAAAATAATCATATGCTGCAGCCGTCCACTACCCAGAGCTGAACACTTCTCATCACCTACGCTTCACCTGGGTCCGCACTGGTGAGATTTCTTGAAAGATGAATTGTCCTTCGGATTTATAGAGCCTTACATTAAAACCGTCTGTTCCAGTTCTGCTCGGAGTTCAGGAGCACATGGTGGCTGAGAGAAGTTTCAAGGCACGTCTGGAGCGACGGCTcgctctgctgctggaggaaggTCTGGCCTTGACCACCAGGAGGCGCTGGAGGAGAGCAACTGCAGTGGGCAACAACAGCCTGCAGGTAAATACCAGATCCTCAGAGTGCTTGTTGTTTACAAAGAGGACTTTCTAATTGTTTATTAATAGATCCTTTGAAGCTAGCAAACCAGAAATGAGAGCAAATATTGACACCATGTGTACAACATGTGCTACAAAAAGTACAGAGATGCTGGGAAAAAAAGTGGAGTTACTCTTTTACAGACGGAAGGGTTGCACTTTAAAGTAGTCTGAGATGCTTTTTTCTTTAACAGGTGGTGCGTGTGACAAGGCTGTCCGGGCcagagcgccccctggaggtGCTATATTTTGTGGAGGGACCAAGTGGGGAGAGAATCTCAGCTGAAATAATGGCCAACACCCTCAACAGACTggaccttcagagagctgcCATTGTTCTGGGACACCAAGTCCAGAGACCGCTAGCTCAAGGTAAGTCACCTCGGAGACCTTTGGTCCTCATCCTCTTTAACAATTGTACTTCCATCTGTCAGCCGTGGAGACCGTGTCCGTCCCTCCGGCTGAGACGCCAAGCAGCAGCATCTGGCTGATCGTGGGCGTGGTTGTTCCTGTTCTCCTGgctgtcttcatcatcatcatcctctactGGAAGCTGTGTGGCTCAGAAAAGCTTGAGTTCCAGCCAGACGCCATCAACACCATCCAGCAGAGACAGAAGGTGAGGGGTCATAAGTCGTGACTTATGACTGATTCCTTCGACACGTCTTTCTCTTTATTCTGATCAATTATTCAAAATGCgtgacagaaaataaaggaGGGCTGTACTTGGTCTGCAGGCTAAAATAAGACTCACCTTTTCTCATGAAGTCACAGATTATGATAATCTGTGTTACGTTGTTCTCCTGTTTTCGgcctggagaaaaaacattgTTGTATCCGTCAGCAGTTGCAAGTTAAATTGTGTGTGACTTCAAAGCCGGCCAAGAATCCTCAGCCACTTCTCGATGTGTGTGATCCGTCAGCTCCAGGCTCCAAGCGTGAAAGGGTTCGACTTCGCCAAGCTTCACCTGGGGCAGCACAGCAAGGATGACATCATGGTGATCCAAGAACCCGGTGCGATCCCTGCTCCCACTAAAGAAGCAACCCCATCTGACGGAGGAGACCTGAACACCCCCAAATCAAAGGGATCGTCCACCAAAGGGGCTCGGTCAGGACGTCGCAGGGGCAGGTGAGCTACCCAGAATGATGTTATCCTTTTTACTTCCATCACAGCCGTCGCTCCTTTCAGACTCAGCCCTTCAGACGGCGACTCATTGGGCAGCGATCAGTCCAGCGGTAGAGAGTCGGGTGAGGAGAGCACTCGGCCTGTGGCCACgcccagtgaagggaagcaacAGAGGAGGACGCCCAAAAATGGTCAGAGACGTTCCCATTTGTTGATAGTGTCAAAGGTTATGACAGAGTGTTTCCTACTCATGAACGCATGCACAGTTAGTTTCTGCAACATGTCACATGATTTGACTTTAAAAATGCCActtttttgtcaacatgcaCTTTGGACTGAAGGAAGGAGCAAACTGGGTACGCCCATATTTTACTGCATGTGAGCTGTAGTGTTGTTCCAAGTTGGTTTGCTGCATGTTTACATCATCAGTAAGCCCAGTGAAGAAGTCAAGTCAGAGGGGGCCAAAGAGGAAGGACTGTTAACAGAGCCAGCCGAGAAGATGTTGGGTCGGGATGAAGTGTGTGAGGGAGAACAACATTGAAGTTGGAAGTTGAGCGGTTCCAGGTTGGGAGTAGATCAAGAGCCTGCTTCCTGAGAGAAAGGAGGGATTGTGAATTGGATGACTGTTTTGAGCTGAACCTGGGGGGCGATAGAGAGCAGCGTAGCTAGCTGACACTCTGAAGGATGCTGGAGTCAAGTGCGTCCGTATGTGAAGCTACGTTCTGAGTGCTTTTTTGTTGACCTTTCACCTCTTCAGCTGTCTCGGGCAGCGGCCCCGATGAGTTGCTGTCGTCGTCTTCCATCTTTGACCACGTGGACCGTCTGTCCCGCGGCTCCTCAGATGGAAACCGCCGCCAGGCTAATAAGGTGCAGCTGATTGCGATGCAGCCACGCCCGAGCCCACCCACTCAACCGGCCTCACAGCCGAGCCCCACCCTGACAGAGAAGGTTAACACAGAGGTAGGAGAACGTGTCCATGAACCACCTGAAGGAGGTTTTTACTGCAACGGTTTCTactgcaggtggcgctgcgTCACAAATCTGAGATGGAAAACCAGAGGAACAAGCTGCGGCAGCGTGCTAAGAGGCGGGGTCAGTGCGAGTTCCCGTCAATGGACGACATCATGGATGCGTTTGGGGACGGCCCGGTGCAGAGCGAGGTGGCCCAGCGCCTCTACAGCTCTGCTCATGACCACATGGACTGCATCCTTAAAGGGGACACGCCCTCCCCACCCACGCCCACCGACTCCAGAAAGAGGTCAGTGGCGCTCTAACTCCTACTAGCTTGTTGTAAACACGTTTGTATATTTACAACATGTAAATGTTCTAGCAGGGGGAGGCGCTCTCCCAGGGGGAGGCGGCCTCCGCCAGGACCTGGAAGCCTCCCTGACACAGATAGAGATCGGCTGCTAACTgaccagagcgccacctacaggaaATATCCGGGTTTAAACAATGTGGCTTACATGGTGAGGCCAGAGGGAAACTTCTATCAGAAATGGTGACAGTTGGAGAATCAGATTCAGGATGTTGTGATTCGATTCAATGTTCTGTAGATTCATGGATGGTTGGGTCTGTTAATATTCATATAATCATAACATGTGTGTCATCACTTCTATAGTCAGATCCTGACCTGCCCCCTGACCACGGCAGCCCCTCCCCGACAGATGAAGTCTTTGACTCAGCTCCGCCCCCGCCTCCCTACATGCCCCCCCAGCCGTCCATCGAGGAAGCCCGACAGCAGATGCACTCCCTCCTGGATGATGCCTTCGCTCTGGTGTCGCCATCGTCGCAGGGCAGCGCCGGGGTGAGCGGGGTAAGCCCTGCTTTACCCAGTCCCTCTCCCATGCCCCGCCCGCCGGGCAGGCAGTGGAGCTCATACCCAGCAGCCCCCTCCCACAGTCCCTTCTCTGCAGTGAGTTTGAACCCCTGCAGGTCTTCGCCTCGAGGACGTCATACTCACATGTGAATCTCCTTCTCTCCTGCAGAGATATGCCGAGCTGGGGATGTCGCCCACGTCGGTGCAGGGTCTGCTGACCCGGTCAGTAAACACCAATGGTCTTCTCCATTCATTGGACCTCCAGTCAGACTGATGgggtgtcttttttttatatccagGCAGGGCCTAAATTCAGGAGGTTACATTGCTACATCAGATCAGCTGCAGGAGCCTGTTTACTCCAACAGAGGGCAGTACGAGGACCCGCCTTCTTCCTCAAGACCACGGCCTGTTGGGGGCAGCACAGGTACACCTGACAACATTCATTTAAACTTCATGAGCACTTTATTTTGCTGTAGCTTCAACTCAAAAACGTCTTGAACAAATGCACAGATTttggtatttttctttttttgaccaACAGGTGCTCAGCTCCACCACCTGACCCAGGTGGGCTTGTCCAGCCAGATTGGTGCGTATCCAGGGGTTGGTCGGAGCATGTCAGGCCCGACAGGCTCTAGCTGGAACCAGCAGCACTCAGACCAAGACCTGTCCAGATCTGGCGCCAGcagagagagtgtgagtgtcAACGCACTGAGCCCAGCTTTAAAACAAACTGGAAAACAAAGGTGTTTTTCTTCAACAGGTGCTGTCATTTCCGGAGTTCTCATCCTCGGCGGTATTCCAGATGCCCAGTTCTTCTTTGCGAGACCCGTCTGCACCGCCGCTCCTCCTGACCTCCCCCACTCCAGAGTATCTGCCGGACGACGCCTCACCGTCAGCTCATACCTCCGCCTCCCTCATCAAAGCGATCAGGGAGGAGTTGCGGCGGCTGGCCCAGAAGCAGGCCGCCATCACCAGCTACCCCTAGGACGGGCTCCGCCCCGGGGAGGAACTGGACAGAAACTGATTTGCACTCTGGACTCCAACGAGCCCATAACTTCCAACCATGCTCCATGGATGACCTCCGGTACTTTACAGGGTCCAGTGTCTCGACCATCTTGATGCACTTTGGGACAAAAGTGCTTCGATCACCTTCAATCACAAACCTGTAGGTGCCCTGAGTCGGTCCATCAGGAATGTTTGAGCGTTGGAATCCAGGACATTCCTCAAGCTCTGGAGTCGATGGGCCCACAACCTGCGGAACAGATCATCCGTCTGGACTCTCATAATTGTAGATTGTCCATCCAAAATCTTAGACAGTGGTGCTAACATCAGGCTCGTACATCTTACTTTGTCGCCACATTGCCTTCCACAGTCTTGTCGCACCCGTAGATGTGTCTTAGCTCATCCACCATTTCAGTATGGCCTGTGCACAGTTGGAGGTGGAACAtactatagatatatatatatatatatatttcagtataaatatatatgaatacatAGCTATAAGATACATATGATATATGTAAAGAGATAGAATACTGATGAGCACAATATTAATGTCAGAGTTATTATCAAAGTATTGAGAtgttttttattggtttattttgaTCAGAAAAAGACAGAGCTATTGTTCCCTTTTGTGTTTGAGCTCGCTGTATTTGGAGCAAATGGTTAATTTGTGAGTGTTATTGTTGTTTGGCATAGCTGCTCGCTGGCGTGTTCATGTACATGTAGTGGCAACTAAAAAGAAATTGAAGCTGACTCATTGCTTTGCTAAGAAGCTCATCACTGATCTGTTGCATCCATCTGTTGGTGAGCAGAACTACGTCAGGAGAGCGGGGATGTTTGTCCACACGGGCTGAATCTGCTTCACTTCAGCAGGAGAACAAACAATTCTAAATATGTGTTTCTGACCCTTTAATATTCACTCTCTTGCAGTGTTGTTTCAGTACCTGCACCATTGTTGGGTTTTCACAACATCATCTGAAGAAGTTTCTAGGAAAcgtatttttaaatttgtttcttGCTTGGTTTTCTCTTGCAAAATTTTTGACCACGGACATAGTTCTGTATGATCTATCACTCCTACTACAACTAAAGTGAAGTGTTTCGACTCCTGAAGTTGTGTGTCAGCTTGCGCTTTGTTGTCTCGTATCACCTGACATTTGCCTATTTGACATGCCTGGAGCATTATGCCTTGCAAAGTTGACACAAGGTTGGGTCCCCTAACTTTGCCAACATCTGACTCATAAATGAACATTCTATGTTTTTTACTGTTTGGATTTTTGCTAGATTGTGTCTTGAATTATGTTGTGCCTGGTTTTCAGTTGCTATTTAAGTTGCTAAGTTGCATATTTAGCTCCAAAATCCAGATGGAAATTGCCTCTAATGTTTTGCAACCGGAAGTCCGCTACAGTGTCTGCCGGTGGGACGGGACGGCTGGTTATATTGCAGCGCCTCGAAGACAGCACATCTCCTGACTAGTTCTGTCAAGCGTCATGAGCATGTTCCGTTGCACTGGATGCTTCAGCTGCACGTGGTGTTAATGTTAGCATGC
This window contains:
- the si:dkeyp-27e10.3 gene encoding UPF0606 protein KIAA1549 isoform X1, producing the protein MGPVTIECSHTVTVLLPFFATLVSTVAPSAPGAGVQDLNRTRTPANPSALVSLSDPPVRSPSPAVDSAAAENPDSGAQGIHLLLRPPDLLSPSLPPPLPPLSLPTLTPHPSWDQGPSLDEAWGSGDYLETLSFMVPDVDDLTLSTPLPSHPYDDGDDWASYDSSFPGRPTLPLSSRLLLSPTPSIPLHTRPSQPDVFPTWDEDYDLEDMLPLEPTEVLLPDMNSLEYYTNLLAREREKGHDHINWTGFKPSISPTITQNRTTTSSGPARGLEPQQEDTTSPFTFPPSPPPVSTPAQPTFKDPSTLPPVMKPKDRTVVPDLYPPSNTTSTVPPPPPLAPPTRPDRPEKPVVVTAKPARTTPKTTTTTTRRTITTTRFTAISLTRAPPVTTTRVVQTPPTRQYLCNITKPDSYLVRVGGSRTSSAGFSQVRDLLRREFNRSVELQFLRTPYSFDFRVVSGPLIYTTISVLNALRRLPRIPGPISSLSPLYTVPDLRYQIHSVVQFVPAYVDIRVCNFSEQVERGLMMAYMESRRRSHEVGNVTVQLLNITFAVSTPAPGQKVPVDITFAVRDGRGYLLGSEVSQHLRMLSIVEFSFYIGFPVQQIAEPVHYPELNTSHHLRFTWVRTVLLGVQEHMVAERSFKARLERRLALLLEEGLALTTRRRWRRATAVGNNSLQVVRVTRLSGPERPLEVLYFVEGPSGERISAEIMANTLNRLDLQRAAIVLGHQVQRPLAQAVETVSVPPAETPSSSIWLIVGVVVPVLLAVFIIIILYWKLCGSEKLEFQPDAINTIQQRQKLQAPSVKGFDFAKLHLGQHSKDDIMVIQEPGAIPAPTKEATPSDGGDLNTPKSKGSSTKGARSGRRRGRLSPSDGDSLGSDQSSGRESGEESTRPVATPSEGKQQRRTPKNGRSKLAVSGSGPDELLSSSSIFDHVDRLSRGSSDGNRRQANKVQLIAMQPRPSPPTQPASQPSPTLTEKVNTEVALRHKSEMENQRNKLRQRAKRRGQCEFPSMDDIMDAFGDGPVQSEVAQRLYSSAHDHMDCILKGDTPSPPTPTDSRKSRGRRSPRGRRPPPGPGSLPDTDRDRLLTDQSATYRKYPGLNNVAYMSDPDLPPDHGSPSPTDEVFDSAPPPPPYMPPQPSIEEARQQMHSLLDDAFALVSPSSQGSAGVSGVSPALPSPSPMPRPPGRQWSSYPAAPSHSPFSARYAELGMSPTSVQGLLTRQGLNSGGYIATSDQLQEPVYSNRGQYEDPPSSSRPRPVGGSTGAQLHHLTQVGLSSQIGAYPGVGRSMSGPTGSSWNQQHSDQDLSRSGASRESVLSFPEFSSSAVFQMPSSSLRDPSAPPLLLTSPTPEYLPDDASPSAHTSASLIKAIREELRRLAQKQAAITSYP
- the si:dkeyp-27e10.3 gene encoding UPF0606 protein KIAA1549 isoform X3; the protein is MGPVTIECSHTVTVLLPFFATLVSTVAPSAPGAGVQDLNRTRTPANPSALVSLSDPPVRSPSPAVDSAAAENPDSGAQGIHLLLRPPDLLSPSLPPPLPPLSLPTLTPHPSWDQGPSLDEAWGSGDYLETLSFMVPDVDDLTLSTPLPSHPYDDGDDWASYDSSFPGRPTLPLSSRLLLSPTPSIPLHTRPSQPDVFPTWDEDYDLEDMLPLEPTEVLLPDMNSLEYYTNLLAREREKGHDHINWTGFKPSISPTITQNRTTTSSGPARGLEPQQEDTTSPFTFPPSPPPVSTPAQPTFKDPSTLPPVMKPKDRTVVPDLYPPSNTTSTVPPPPPLAPPTRPDRPEKPVVVTAKPARTTPKTTTTTTRRTITTTRFTAISLTRAPPVTTTRVVQTPPTRQYLCNITKPDSYLVRVGGSRTSSAGFSQVRDLLRREFNRSVELQFLRTPYSFDFRVVSGPLIYTTISVLNALRRLPRIPGPISSLSPLYTVPDLRYQIHSVVQFVPAYVDIRVCNFSEQVERGLMMAYMESRRRSHEVGNVTVQLLNITFAVSTPAPGQKVPVDITFAVRDGRGYLLGSEVSQHLRMLSIVEFSFYIGFPVQQIAEPVHYPELNTSHHLRFTWVRTVLLGVQEHMVAERSFKARLERRLALLLEEGLALTTRRRWRRATAVGNNSLQVVRVTRLSGPERPLEVLYFVEGPSGERISAEIMANTLNRLDLQRAAIVLGHQVQRPLAQAVETVSVPPAETPSSSIWLIVGVVVPVLLAVFIIIILYWKLCGSEKLEFQPDAINTIQQRQKLQAPSVKGFDFAKLHLGQHSKDDIMVIQEPGAIPAPTKEATPSDGGDLNTPKSKGSSTKGARSGRRRGRLSPSDGDSLGSDQSSGRESGEESTRPVATPSEGKQQRRTPKNGRSKLAVSGSGPDELLSSSSIFDHVDRLSRGSSDGNRRQANKVQLIAMQPRPSPPTQPASQPSPTLTEKVNTEVALRHKSEMENQRNKLRQRAKRRGQCEFPSMDDIMDAFGDGPVQSEVAQRLYSSAHDHMDCILKGDTPSPPTPTDSRKSRGRRSPRGRRPPPGPGSLPDTDRDRLLTDQSATYRKYPGLNNVAYMSDPDLPPDHGSPSPTDEVFDSAPPPPPYMPPQPSIEEARQQMHSLLDDAFALVSPSSQGSAGVSGRYAELGMSPTSVQGLLTRQGLNSGGYIATSDQLQEPVYSNRGQYEDPPSSSRPRPVGGSTGAQLHHLTQVGLSSQIGAYPGVGRSMSGPTGSSWNQQHSDQDLSRSGASRESVLSFPEFSSSAVFQMPSSSLRDPSAPPLLLTSPTPEYLPDDASPSAHTSASLIKAIREELRRLAQKQAAITSYP
- the si:dkeyp-27e10.3 gene encoding UPF0606 protein KIAA1549 isoform X2, with the protein product MGPVTIECSHTVTVLLPFFATLVSTVAPSAPGAGVQDLNRTRTPANPSALVSLSDPPVRSPSPAVDSAAAENPDSGAQGIHLLLRPPDLLSPSLPPPLPPLSLPTLTPHPSWDQGPSLDEAWGSGDYLETLSFMVPDVDDLTLSTPLPSHPYDDGDDWASYDSSFPGRPTLPLSSRLLLSPTPSIPLHTRPSQPDVFPTWDEDYDLEDMLPLEPTEVLLPDMNSLEYYTNLLAREREKGHDHINWTGFKPSISPTITQNRTTTSSGPARGLEPQQEDTTSPFTFPPSPPPVSTPAQPTFKDPSTLPPVMKPKDRTVVPDLYPPSNTTSTVPPPPPLAPPTRPDRPEKPVVVTAKPARTTPKTTTTTTRRTITTTRFTAISLTRAPPVTTTRVVQTPPTRQYLCNITKPDSYLVRVGGSRTSSAGFSQVRDLLRREFNRSVELQFLRTPYSFDFRVVSGPLIYTTISVLNALRRLPRIPGPISSLSPLYTVPDLRYQIHSVVQFVPAYVDIRVCNFSEQVERGLMMAYMESRRRSHEVGNVTVQLLNITFAVSTPAPGQKVPVDITFAVRDGRGYLLGSEVSQHLRMLSIVEFSFYIGFPVQQIAEPVHYPELNTSHHLRFTWVRTVLLGVQEHMVAERSFKARLERRLALLLEEGLALTTRRRWRRATAVGNNSLQVVRVTRLSGPERPLEVLYFVEGPSGERISAEIMANTLNRLDLQRAAIVLGHQVQRPLAQAVETVSVPPAETPSSSIWLIVGVVVPVLLAVFIIIILYWKLCGSEKLEFQPDAINTIQQRQKLQAPSVKGFDFAKLHLGQHSKDDIMVIQEPGAIPAPTKEATPSDGGDLNTPKSKGSSTKGARSGRRRGRLSPSDGDSLGSDQSSGRESGEESTRPVATPSEGKQQRRTPKNAVSGSGPDELLSSSSIFDHVDRLSRGSSDGNRRQANKVQLIAMQPRPSPPTQPASQPSPTLTEKVNTEVALRHKSEMENQRNKLRQRAKRRGQCEFPSMDDIMDAFGDGPVQSEVAQRLYSSAHDHMDCILKGDTPSPPTPTDSRKSRGRRSPRGRRPPPGPGSLPDTDRDRLLTDQSATYRKYPGLNNVAYMSDPDLPPDHGSPSPTDEVFDSAPPPPPYMPPQPSIEEARQQMHSLLDDAFALVSPSSQGSAGVSGVSPALPSPSPMPRPPGRQWSSYPAAPSHSPFSARYAELGMSPTSVQGLLTRQGLNSGGYIATSDQLQEPVYSNRGQYEDPPSSSRPRPVGGSTGAQLHHLTQVGLSSQIGAYPGVGRSMSGPTGSSWNQQHSDQDLSRSGASRESVLSFPEFSSSAVFQMPSSSLRDPSAPPLLLTSPTPEYLPDDASPSAHTSASLIKAIREELRRLAQKQAAITSYP